The genomic DNA GATTGGCTCCAAAATTGCCCCAAAGAGGTGTGTTGGCAACGACAGAATCATCATTTCTGGGCCGCCCTCCTTCATGCGAACTATTAGTAAGTCTTACGGCTCCTCGGTACCCTATACACCGGGCTAACGTGGATAAAAGCACGACACTTTGTCTTTTGCATAGGGCGCACATGCCACCAGCTTCATCTGCCCCAAATAGTTACCGTGTAGAAGAGATGGCTTACCCCTCACGCACGATCGCGTTCCAAGCCGCTGGAATGATCACTTCCATCGTGGAAAACTTGCAAACGCATCAGGAGATTCGATATACACCAGCGTTCATGTAAGTTCGGTAGTGTGCCCTCCTCAAGCACGAAGTACTCACAGTGTCGCAGTGTCTACAGCTTGTTCTCGGCTCTGATCATGCACGTTTACCAAATGCGATCGTCTGTGCCAACAGTTGTGGCAACCTGCCAGGAGAGAATCAATATATGTATGCAAGCTCTGAAAGATGTCTCCAAAGTCTGGCTTGTGGCCAAGATGGTCCGTACTCTGTTCGAATCCATTCTGGGAAACAAAGTTCTGGAGGAGCGTCTCCAGAAAGCTGCAGGGAAAAGGCACCAAAGGATAAGGCACGACACGGCGCAACATCAGCCCCCAAGAAAACCGGATCCGCCAAAGCGGAAGTTCGACGATATGGATCTTGGTTTGCCAAATGGGGGTCCCACACCACCAGTCTCCTATGAACGCTCGCGGCCTCAGACGCCTGCAGTGACTCCCTCAAGGGAAATGGGACAACCTGGATTGAACGTTCCTCAAGGCTCTCCTACCGGTCCTCCAGCAGGCAACTCTCGAGGCAATACGCGGCCGACAACTCCATTTAATGCTCAATTTTCCCTTCCTGCAACGCCACCcgacctcttccttgtcaCGCGTACTTCACCCAACCTTTCGCCTTCGCTGTGGGAGAACTTCCAGCCCGACCAGTTGTTCCCTGATGGCACTGCCATCTTCCCTGAGCTGACTTCCCCGCAGCAGACTGCCGTCGATCCACAATTACAGATGTCCTCTCAGTTACAGACACAAGGCATGGATCAGCGACATATGATGCCGCATCAGATGTCCTCCCGAGGTCTTCCCGGAACACAGGGAAGCCCGGAGATGATTTCGAACATCCCCCCGGGATTGGGCATGCAAGGTCAGCAACCACCACAGGTGTTCGGAATGGAGAATCAGCAGCCTTGGCCCATGGCAGGTTTAGAGGCAGCCCTGCATACCGGGGTGGAGGCTGCTAGCCAGGATGACACCTGGAGTAATAGCTCCCGAAGTGGGCCAACCGCACCGACGACTTTGAACGTGGAAGACTGGTATGTTAAGTGGTATCTAGCTGGATTCTCTTTTTACTGATGATTCTCTGTTTTCTAGGTTCCAATTCTTTGGCATCAATGGTAGCTTTGGCGACCTGTCAACTTCAGCATGAATATGGAATGTATATGCGATGACGACCCTTCATCATGACAAGTGTATAATATCTCTTTTCTGCGTTCAAGTGGCTACTGCATTTggtttatcttttttttactctgAATAGTTGCATGTGAAGGGGATTTGGATGAGCTCGGGGTGAGCTCCTGTACATACCTAGAAGTATAAAGCAAAGgatatataaaagaaattagTCTCCGTTTCTGCCTCAGGCGGCGAATGACGAAATCGACACTTACGTGGACCAGCCAATGAACGAGCAGTGGTGGGGAGGCCATCCTTACCATGTCGGGTAAGATAGAATGAAGGACGGGGCGCTTCTCGAATGACTCTTCCGGGGAACAATAAATATtatctctcttcttctccctttcacCCTTCCATTGATTTGCCAATCTTTCCgtgatttctttcctctctctaTACCTTATTATCTTGGGGGTATTAGTTTCGCTCCCTTCCTCAGTGCTCTAACTTTCTCTCCGTCCTTGCCCCCTCTCTCCGCTCATCCCCGCAGCGATGTCGGCTTCAGGATCCGGTGCCGCGCCCGCggcttcatcatcaaccaaTCCAGCAAAAAAGGCGTTTCCGAGCGTAGATCTCGAGGGTCACAATCTTCCTCCCTCACCTGCTCCTTCTAGTCCTCATACCGGAAGGCGCTATGCAATTGCCACAGAACTCGTCTATACCGACAGCGGCGACCAGTACAACGCTAGCAGCGTTCCTATCTACCAGGTACCGTCCTCGCGGCCTTGAAAGATACCTTGCtattgaaaaaaaaagccatggATGGATCAATAGTGCTAACAAACATTGCTGCAGAGTGCCACTTTTAAACAGACAtccggtggtggaggtggagagtATGATTATACTCGCTCCGGCAATCCGACTAGAACGCACCTTGAACGCCACCTAGCCAAGGTCATGTCCGCTCAGCGTGCACTGGTTGTTTCCTCCGGCATGGCTGCATTGGATGTCATCACTCGGTTGCTTCGTCCTGGTGATGAAGTCGTGACCGGCGATGACCTCTACGGCGGAACACACCGTCTGCTTAAATACCTGTCAACCAATGGTGGTATCATCGTCCATCATGTTGACACCACCCAGCCCGAGAAGGTGCGGGAAGTGCTGAACGAGAAGACAGCCATGGTCCTGCTCGAAACCCCTACCAACCCCCTCATTAAAATCGTCGACATCCCCCAGATCGCTACCGCCGCACATGAAGTGAATTCTACCTGTCTTGTGGCTGTTGATAACACCATGATGTCTCCGATGTTGCTTAATCCTCTCGAACTGGGAGCAGACATTGTCTATGAGAGTGGAACGAAGTACTTGTCCGGTCACCACGATCTCATGGCTGGTGTGATCGCTGTCAACGACCTGGCTCTCGGCGAGCGATTGTACTTCCCAATCAACGCCTCTGGCTGTGGATTGTCTCCGTTCGATTCTTGGCTGTTGATGCGTGGAGTGAAGACCCTCAAGGTACGGATGGATCAGCAACAAGCGAACGCACAGCGTATTGCAGAATTCCTCGAGTCCCACGGGTTTAAGGTCCGGTACCCTGGGCTGCGGTCGCACCCTCAATATGACCTCCACCACTCGATGGCCcgtggagctggagctgtACTGTCATTCGAGACGGGCGACGTCGGTGTGAGTGAGCGTATTGTTGAGAGTGCCAAGCTATGGGCTATCAGCGTTAGCTTCGGCTGCGTGAACAGCTTGATCAGCATGCCTTGCCGGATGAGCCATGCTAGTATCGATGCGAAGACGCGCCAGGAGCGCGCCATGCCGGAAGAT from Aspergillus oryzae RIB40 DNA, chromosome 7 includes the following:
- a CDS encoding uncharacterized protein (predicted protein), with translation MAYPSRTIAFQAAGMITSIVENLQTHQEIRYTPAFILFSALIMHVYQMRSSVPTVVATCQERINICMQALKDVSKVWLVAKMVRTLFESILGNKVLEERLQKAAGKRHQRIRHDTAQHQPPRKPDPPKRKFDDMDLGLPNGGPTPPVSYERSRPQTPAVTPSREMGQPGLNVPQGSPTGPPAGNSRGNTRPTTPFNAQFSLPATPPDLFLVTRTSPNLSPSLWENFQPDQLFPDGTAIFPELTSPQQTAVDPQLQMSSQLQTQGMDQRHMMPHQMSSRGLPGTQGSPEMISNIPPGLGMQGQQPPQVFGMENQQPWPMAGLEAALHTGVEAASQDDTWSNSSRSGPTAPTTLNVEDCMNMECICDDDPSS
- a CDS encoding cystathionine beta-lyase STR3 (cystathionine beta-lyases/cystathionine gamma-synthases), which gives rise to MSASGSGAAPAASSSTNPAKKAFPSVDLEGHNLPPSPAPSSPHTGRRYAIATELVYTDSGDQYNASSVPIYQSATFKQTSGGGGGEYDYTRSGNPTRTHLERHLAKVMSAQRALVVSSGMAALDVITRLLRPGDEVVTGDDLYGGTHRLLKYLSTNGGIIVHHVDTTQPEKVREVLNEKTAMVLLETPTNPLIKIVDIPQIATAAHEVNSTCLVAVDNTMMSPMLLNPLELGADIVYESGTKYLSGHHDLMAGVIAVNDLALGERLYFPINASGCGLSPFDSWLLMRGVKTLKVRMDQQQANAQRIAEFLESHGFKVRYPGLRSHPQYDLHHSMARGAGAVLSFETGDVGVSERIVESAKLWAISVSFGCVNSLISMPCRMSHASIDAKTRQERAMPEDLIRLCVGIEDADDLIDDLTRALVQAGAVNLSLDDFQANTTTN